A window of Acropora muricata isolate sample 2 chromosome 6, ASM3666990v1, whole genome shotgun sequence genomic DNA:
cagagtgaatccgacgctttgacgaagggctaacgctctgacgaagggctaacgctcgaaacgtcagcttttcaatctctgtagggtggtcaatttacattatcaactccgttgataaaccaaattttcgtgtatcactcccctaccgacgcagcaccacggccaccacagtttcttcagaaactaatccccttgattctcagacggtccagggggccgtttctcgaaagacccgttAACTACCGGGCCCGATAatttaccgggtctttcgagaaacggcccccaggtCGCTTGCGGTCACGCACTGTCTCCCCTCCCCGTACGGGGaaggagagagtgcgtgaccgcgagcgacctggaccggcTGAGATCTGCAAGACCATGACGCATATCGACGCATatattaaaggcccaccttcacccaaaatacattgcgcttcgcgctcggcaaatctgaatttcgtgtaacacgaaactttcaaaccttctaagatctgttatcatcgtattttttcatcacaatcggatcctgcacatatatgttaatccgcctgtgtaaatacgttccctgttcaaaacattctatagttttcctgtgttattttgtacatattcggtgtatatttagaaaaattagttcgttacaagctgacgagtacaggacgagatggcggccttttcgaaccgCTTGaatgcgttcagccaatcagatcacgcgtttggacaataaagagattcaaaacataaacaaacgaccgcaatgagtcttggatgaaggtgggcctttaaataCACTCCACCCACTTCCTCAAAGATTTTCGCAGTTGGTTGGCAGTGCGCCAGCGCGAGAAAGGGAAGTGCGGCAGCAAAACAGGCAGCTATAGACTACTAGGAATACTAGGAATAGGGTCTGGATTCAGGGAATAAGTACCGCAcaacaatttcaaaatggtggacgATATGGACGATAAGAAAGCAAAAGTAGCTTGAATGCGGTCTTCGAGGTTGATCTCAAACAGCATGGGTCGTAAGGAAAGCTTGTTAAAGGATTTTACCTCAGAAAGTTCACTTTATCAAGTTGTTTTTCCTCTGACATGTAGATTCGGTCTTAGGATTGATGACTATAATTGGAGTAAAAGACCCCTGCTAGCGCTTCTGATGATCAGAAGgtacatacatacacacacacTCTTTTTGAAAGGACAGATCGGTCTGTGGCAAGCCAAGGGCTAATGTGGACCTGCCGTAAAGTCCTGTCTTGGCGCTTAAACATTACTTAATAAGATTTTAACAATTTACAACCTTAAAAGTATTAAAGCGAAGCTGGCCTAAAATCAATGACGATCTAAAAGACTGGAATAAAAGTTAAGACATCAAAAGCATAAAAAGTCAGTTTCTTTTGATCCAATAACAAGCTTCTTTGTCGAATTGAAATCCGTGTAATATTCCTGAGACATGTTTACGTCTTCCTTATGAGGCGTTGTATCGCAGAGTAATTGAATTGAATTCCATATGATGGGTACTCTGTATCTTACGCTATTTCCTCCAGGATTAAGATTATATCGTACTTGCGAGGACGCATTTAGGCGTCTTAAGTTATTCTTATTCTCATTGATTCTTATGAATTTCAATAGGGCTGTAACTTGCTCTGGAAAGCTGTTGTGGTACACCTTATTCATTATTGAGCCAAGCCAACTCTTATAAAGGTAGCTCAATGACTTCCAGTTAACAAGTTCGAGAATGTATGAATTAGCAGCTTTAATGTACAATTGATGCCATCTAGTTAATGTGAGAAAGATCTCTAGATGGCAATACAGTAGCAGTAGGTAATACAACAAGTGATCATTTTCCTGTTCCTCTCCTTTACACACAGGTCTGACTCTCACAGTCAATGTTTAATTCCTTGAAGAAATGATTGCTAGGTAGGATTGGATGCTGGAATGTAAGTCAGTTATGAAATTTTGTAAGCAGTACACAACAGGAGGGATCTGGGGTGACCCATTCTCTACCTTATTTTTAccccaaaattaattttcatggtATTGATTCCCAAATACTTAAGTATGATTAATGGATTAATTAAtataaaaaattaacaaattaatGAATATgttaatatatacatatatatatatatatatatgtacatatatatttaacaattattcctcgagctcaaatgggctatgagtcaaaaGCCCATCCGACCAAAGGCCGTATGGGccattgactcagaggctatgagggtgagaggaattattattgttttagtaaaatccaactagttggtcaaaaaaatactGAACCAAACATCTTTCTTAAGTTAAAGCTACACATGAATCTTtctttaccgccaaaacattacaaatatggaaggcgctttttgctactagtgggctataacaaatagcctactagtagcacaaccaatcagaatgcagcattgatgatagaccactagttggattttactaattaagcaatagaaaacgttttccgtgtttgcatagcctgatataaacacgagaggggttgggagaattcgagacatttatgcaaaccctcgacttcgtctcaggtttgcataactgtcgagaattttcccaacccctcgagtgtttatatcaggctatgcaaacacaggaaaaaagttttctattgcttttataaaataacttcctctaaaaactacaacgcgggaaaagatgaaaaattcattttacttgtcaaaacgtatcttcctacaacattactttgacaatgggatttttcaactgaccaatcaaaactctgatcaatcaaaatttaaactgactctgaccaatcaaaatttaaactctctttcgatgtggcgtgtgtacaagtTACATCACACAaacgtgtttacatactctcatgcaaacatgcctctaggccaatcagagcgcgcgtactatcttagttattttataaatatatatataaatgcagAGGCAGTGATAAACATTCTTAGTTCTTCCATATTAGAGAATACTCCAGTTAAAGTCATGGAAAAAAATCCACCTCAGGTAGGGAGGCTGACAGATTCAGATTCAACTGAAATGGAAGGAATGCTGGGTTTTTAGACCCTTGCTAAACTAGTTATTGATGTCATGCTTTTTTCAAAGACATGATAATGAAAATTATTGTGTTTGCCTGAGCCTTTCAGTTATTCTGTTGGGttgttaagtttgttttttgAAAGAAGTTGAAGTATATTAATTATCCTATTGTGCAATGGTCTACAACCAGCATTTTCAACAAATaggctatttatttatttattttcatagAAGGTTGTCTTATAAGGGTTAATTTACTTGTCACCTCTGTGCCATGTATGCAAATCTCAGCCTCTAGTAGATTCTTAACATATTCTTTAAATTTCGAAAATTTCAGCCTCAATATTCTCAGAGTATCTtcttgtgacaaaaaaaaaattgggaagtttttttgttttgttcaggtGGGATTTCCTGTATTTGATATGCCACAAAGCTTAACTATTCCTCACTATTCacaataaaatttgaaaaattattcaGTAAAAGGAAGTTAATTTTCATATTGTTTCAAAACTATTTTATCTTGCCACATATTGTTGAATTTTCCCCTATCACAGTTTCTTGAGCAACGACACTGAAagctgtttttaagaatttgacCCATTTACTAAGTCCCTTCACTACCCCCTGTACAGTGCAAGGATTTTGGGAACCAAGCTTCCCTTATTTCCTTCGAGATTAAATGCTCAAACGAAGAATAGCCGATGGTGAATGGTTTATCTGCAGATAATCATTTAATACAAATGGTAAGAGCTCGATATTGTGGAAACGTGGACATCGACTACTCGTTCACGAAAAGTTTTATCATGAGTGGCTTAACCTACACAATATTTAAACAAAACCCTGTCGAAAAAGGCACCGCTACTTATCGTTAATAGTTTCCCATTCACATCAATATTAAGTATGCATTACAGAACTCGGTCTGCCCCGTCCTCTCGACGCCATTGCGGATTATATCTGGTACTCGTTGCCAGACTTCTGTTCTCTGTTCTCCGTTCCTGTTCTCCGTTCCTGTTCCGTTCCTTTTCCGTTCCTATTTTTACCTTTTTCCTTCACCAACTTTGAAAAAACCACGTACGACGCAAATCCAAGAACATTTCACGCAAAACTTTTTTAACAAACACAGTCGGCATGCCTTACTCAGAAGAATTTTTCCAAGGAATAAatcttggtttcttgatttgCCTCTTGATGCTGTTCGCAGAGATCAGACGACAGAGGGAGCGACAATATTCAGAGGAAACCGGACAAGATCCGCGCGAACATGACGAACGAGATTCATGAAAAATCGTAAGTTGAGGGAATAGATATTAGAAGAACGCCtggcctaaaaaaaaaaaacctgaggTCTGGAAAGATTTGATTTCCGGAACAAGCGAACTTACTCTCGTAattcttcaaagaaaattctGCTCAACTGGCACAACTGCAAGTGTGACTGTCTAGCTTAGAAACCGAGCTAGACTCATTTGGCATGGCTCGtggttgaaaataatttaagtTTGTTCAAGGTTGTAAAATTAAGCAATGGGTTGTTTAATGTTTTTATGACTTGGGTGAGTCTCATTTACCTTTTTCCGcgagttttttgttttgaaatacaCGAAGTGGAACGAGACGCGTTCAGATGTTTGACTTGGGAAAGGCCAAaacacaacaccgggaactccgtgccctactctttacgaatagtgtgtgggttctttaacgtcccatagttATTTACAACAGGGGttatgagacgggacctccggcttatagtccttatccaagaagactagaaagtctaaccattaaGCAATGGGTTGTTTAATGGTTTTATGACTTGGGTGacttgtttactttttttccgCGAGTTTTCTGTTTTGAAATACACACAGGGGAACGAGATTTCGAGGACATGCGCGACGCGAGGGGAGCGTCACAAATTAACGCCTACAGACTCACTTGTACTCGACTAATTCTTTTTCATTATCTTGTTGATTCAGAAAACGTCCGTCGTCTTTTCCGAAACCTTATTGCCTTGGCCACACACGTCTGTTTTTCCCTTTCGTGTATCCTTGTCACGTCATATTTTGCAGACCGAGCTAAATATGAATATTTCTTTAGCAATAGTAGCTCCAGGGAGCAACCTAAAATACCTAAAAAACCCAAAAATAGTAGCTGGTTAGTTATAGTTAGTTACTTAGTTATGGTTAGTTATTGTAGTTATAGTGAGTAGACTTCGACATAATAGGTTCGAAATAATAGCTCAGGGAAACCTACAAAAAGTGTCACGCTATCACGGTAGTTCTGTTCGTCTGGCCGGTATACTGTTAACCGTGACAATGGTTTAACAACTGCGTCAGGGCAGCGACATTGCAACGATGGTGAATTTAAACGTCGCATTCTTCTTGTTCTAGTTTTAACATCCAAACTCTTATTTAAGTATCACATTTTAATTTCGTGTTCGGGAGTCACAGTTTAGCACACAGTTTGTCACAGTTTGGCATTGCACCTTAGGGACCATATCAGGAGcttatgagtaggagcatgcaactccactatattcttgtcacggcgttttcattgaCCGATTTAtcttagatcgaatttcccagAAATGGGACTCCCGCGGAAGTGCCATGACCAGTTACAAGAAAGTAGTtcacgtcactgcgtcactcaGGACC
This region includes:
- the LOC136920482 gene encoding uncharacterized protein, encoding MIASLNILRVSSCDKKKIGKFFCFVQRSDDRGSDNIQRKPDKIRANMTNEIHEKSKRPSSFPKPYCLGHTRLFFPFVSNFPEMGLPRKCHDQLQESSSRHCVTQDRHYLSFT